In Primulina huaijiensis isolate GDHJ02 chromosome 16, ASM1229523v2, whole genome shotgun sequence, a single genomic region encodes these proteins:
- the LOC140961667 gene encoding F-box protein SKP2A-like produces the protein MGEKGEVLGLDFEKLMVFGDVGCVNENEIVVCQVGGGLCGGSKMSEWKDIPVELLLRILSLVDDPTVIVASGVCHGWRDAISWGLTHLSLSWCKKNMNDLVLSLVPKFTKLQVLILRQDSPQLQDVAVETITNHCSDLQELDLSKSFRLTDRSLYALALGCPNLMKLNISGCSAFSDTAVAYLSGFCRKLKILNLCGCVKAASDRALKAIGYNCHQLQSINIGWCDRVGDEGVKSLAYGCPDLRALDLCGCVLVTDESVVALANNCLHLRSLGLYYCKNITDRAMYSLAHSRVKNKHDIWASVKKNIYEEEGLTNLNISQCTALTPHAVQVLCDSFPALHTCSGRHSLIISGCLSLTSVHCACAVQAHRATHAMAHLAH, from the exons ATGGGAGAAAAAGGGGAGGTTCTGGGCTTGGATTTTGAGAAGCTGATGGTTTTTGGTGATGTGGGGTGTGtgaatgaaaatgaaattgTGGTTTGTCAAGTTGGGGGAGGTCTTTGTGGAGGATCGAAGATGAGTGAGTGGAAAGATATTCCAGTGGAGCTTTTGTTGAGGATTCTTTCTTTGGTGGATGATCCCACGGTGATTGTGGCATCTGGTGTTTGTCATGGATGGAGGGATGCCATTTCTTGGGGCCTCACTCATCTCTCCCTCTCTTg GTGCAAGAAGAACATGAATGATCTGGTGCTATCACTGGTTCCAAAATTCACAAAACTTCAGGTCCTTATTCTGCGACAAGACTCGCCTCAACTTCAGGACGTTGCTGTTGAAACAATCACAAATCATTGTAGTGACCTCCAAGAGTTGGATCTGAGCAAGAGTTTCAGGCTTACTGATCGATCCTTGTATGCCTTAGCACTTGGCTGCCCTAATCTCATGAAGCTGAACATAAGTGGCTGTTCGGCTTTCAGTGATACTGCTGTGGCGTATTTGTCTGGGTTTTGCCGAAAATTGAAAATCTTGAATCTTTGTGGATGTGTCAAGGCTGCCTCAGATAGGGCATTGAAG GCCATCGGTTACAATTGTCATCAATTGCAGTCGATAAACATAGGATGGTGTGACCGAGTTGGTGATGAAGGGGTTAAGAGTTTAGCCTATGGTTGTCCTGATCTCCGAGCTCTCGACTTGTGTGGATGTGTTCTTGTAACAG ATGAGAGTGTTGTCGCCTTGGCAAACAACTGCCTTCATCTGCGATCCCTCGGTTTATACTACTGCAAGAATATCACCGACAGAGCCATGTATTCTCTGGCACATAGCCGAGTGAAAAACAAGCATGATATATGGGCATCTGTGAAGAAGAACATATACGAGGAGGAAGGTCTTACGAACCTGAACATCAGCCAATGCACTGCCCTTACTCCTCACGCAGTGCAGGTACTATGTGACTCGTTTCCAGCTCTTCATACATGTTCCGGTCGCCATTCCCTTATAATCAGTGGGTGCCTGAGCTTGACGTCAGTGCATTGTGCATGTGCTGTCCAAGCTCACCGTGCCACACATGCAATGGCTCATCTAGCTCACTGA
- the LOC140961665 gene encoding putative DEAD-box ATP-dependent RNA helicase 29, giving the protein MAKILAASKSEFKKKQKQSKKSKSGGFESLGLSSKVYNGVKKKGYRVPTPIQRKTMPLILSGCDVVAMARTGSGKTAAFLIPMLQKLQHHVPQAGVRALILSPTRDLALQTFKFMKELGRFTDLRASLLVGGDSMQSQFEELAQSPDCIVATPGRLMHHLEEVDDMSLRTVEYVVFDEADCLFSMGFAEQLHKILAQLGENRQTLLFSATLPSALAEFAKAGLRDPQLVRLDLETKISPDLKTTFFTLRYEEKYAALLYLIREHISSDQQTLIFVSTKYHVEFLYALLREEGIVASVCYGDMDQDARNINVSKFRARKTMLLIVTDVAARGIDIPLLDNVVNFDFPPKPKLFVHRVGRAARAGRTGTSFSFVTSEDMPYVLDLHLFLSKPLRAAPTEEEVLQDMDGVMAKIDQAVSNGETVYGRFPQRVIDLIADRVREIIDSSTELSALVKPSSNAFILYSKTKAKPSKESIRRVKTLPREGLHPMFKNILGGDELTALAFSERLKAFRPKQTIIEAEGEAAKSKNRQGKSGQWVDVMKMKRAVHEEVINKVQQQRSKNTAEKEIDSEESLPNYKHKQVFGSKRKACSFKDNENFISSVPTNQHFEAGLSVRANQGFESNRLEAAVLDLNADDNTGLKKQKSSYHWDKRSKKYVKLNNGERVTASGKIKAESGAKVKANKTGIYKRWKEQSHKKVSLKGTNDGTVEGATTSAGNPGFRGDYRRFKGRKNLNSVPNAHIRSEIKDIEQVRKERQKKADRVSYLKGKSKRGKKKFGGKGKRGKAK; this is encoded by the exons ATGGCGAAAATTCTCGCGGCCTCAAAATCAGAGTTCAAGAAGAAGCAAAAGCAGTCGAAGAAATCGAAATCCGGAGGATTTGAGTCTCTCGGATTGAGCTCTAAAGTCTACAATGGTGTCAAGAAGAAGGGATACAGGGTGCCGACACCTATCCAGCGCAAAACCATGCCTTTGATTCTATCCGGATGCGACGTTGTGGCCATGGCCCGCACTGGTTCCGGGAAAACGGCGGCTTTCCTGATCCCTATGCTGCAAAAGCTCCAGCACCACGTCCCACAGGCCGGAGTTCGGGCACTCATCCTCTCTCCAACACGCGACTTGGCTCTCCAGACTTTTAAGTTTATGAAAGAACTCGGCCGCTTTACAG atCTACGGGCTAGTTTACTGGTTGGGGGAGATAGTATGCAAAGCCAATTTGAGGAATTGGCACAAAGTCCAGATTGCATTGTTGCTACCCCTGGTAGGCTTATGCACCACTTGGAAGAGGTAGATGACATGTCATTGCGAACAGTGGAGTATGTGGTTTTTGATGAAGCTGATTGCCTCTTTAGCATGGGATTTGCGGAGCAGCTTCACAAAATCCTTGCACAGCTGGGTGAGAACCGTCAGACTTTGCTTTTTAGTGCAACTTTACCCAGTGCCCTCGCTGAGTTCGCCAAGGCTGGCCTTCGAGACCCACAACTAGTGAGGCTTGATCTGGAGACAAAAATTAGCCCTGACCTGAAAACTACTTTTTTCACATTACGCTACGAAGAAAAGTATGCTGCACTGTTGTATTTGATTAGAGAACATATAAGTTCTGATCAGCAGACTTTGATTTTTGTTTCCACTAAATATCATGTTGAGTTTCTTTATGCTCTCCTTAGAGAAGAAGGTATTGTGGCTTCTGTTTGCTATGGGGATATGGATCAAGATGCCCGTAACATCAATGTATCAAAATTTAGAGCTAGGAAAACTATGCTGCTCATTGTCACTGATGTGGCTGCTCGGGGAATTGACATCCCTTTACTTGATAATGTAGTTAACTTTGACTTCCCTCCTAAGCCTAAACTATTTGTCCATCGTGTTGGGCGAGCTGCAAGGGCTGGTCGTACGGgtacttctttttcttttgttacTTCGGAAGACATGCCTTACGTGTTAGATCTTCATCTCTTTCTTTCAAAACCACTTAGGGCCGCTCCTACTGAGGAAGAGGTCCTGCAAGATATGGATGGTGTCATGGCTAAAATAGATCAAGCAGTCTCAAATGGAGAAACTGTCTATGGCCGATTTCCACAGAGGGTTATAGATCTGATTGCAGACAGAGTTCGAGAGATAATTGATTCATCTACAGAACTGTCTGCTTTGGTTAAACCTTCTTCGAATGCATTTATCTTGTATTCAAAGACAAAAGCAAAACCATCTAAAGAGTCTATTAGAAGAGTCAAAACCTTGCCTCGTGAAGGTCTGCATCCGATGTTCAAAAATATTCTTGGTGGTGATGAATTAACAGCTTTAGCCTTTTCCGAACGCCTGAAAGCATTTAG GCCTAAGCAAACTATTATTGAAGCTGAAGGTGAGGCTGCCAAGTCAAAAAATCGTCAG GGAAAGTCTGGTCAATGGGTTGATGTGATGAAGATGAAAAGAGCCGTTCATGAGGAGGTCATAAATAAAGTCCAACAGCAGCGCTCTAAAAATACAGCGGAGAAG GAAATTGATTCTGAAGAGTCTCTTCCAAATTACAAGCACAAACAAG TTTTTGGCTCTAAAAGAAAAGCATGCAGCTTCAAAGACAATGAgaattttattagttcagtgCCAACAAATCAG CATTTCGAAGCAGGTCTTTCTGTGAGAGCTAACCAAGGGTTTGAATCAAATAG GTTGGAAGCTGCCGTTCTTGATCTGAATGCTGATGATAATACAGGGTTGAAGAAGCAGAAATCTTCTTATCACTGGGACAAG AGGAGCAAAAAGTATGTCAAGCTAAACAATGGAGAGCGTGTGACTGCTAGTGGAAAG ATAAAAGCAGAAAGTGGTGCAAAAGTGAAAGCAAATAAAACTGGGATATACAAGAGGTGGAAAGAACAGTCACATAAAAAAGTATCACTTAAAGGAACAAATGATGGCACTGTTGAAGGAGCTACTACTTCAGCAG GTAATCCTGGTTTCCGAGGGGACTATCGAAGGTTCAAAGGTAGAAAAAATCTCAACTCCGTGCCAAATGCTCATATTCGTTCAGAAATCAAAGATATTGAGCAAGTTAGGAAGGAAAGGCAAAAGAAAGCAGACCGTGTTTCTTATCTCAAGGGAAAGAGTAAGAGAGGGAAGAAGAAATTTGGTGGAAAAGGGAAACGGGGTAAAGCAAAATAA